The genomic segment AATTCTAAAATGTTTGCTATTTGGTCCTTAACAGAATGTTTGCCAGCGCCTGGTCCAGAGTCCAGCAAGGCCGTCCCGCCTTCAAAGAACACAAAGTGACCTGAGTCTGTCAGGGGTCCTGGGAGCCCTGCCACCCGACTTCTTAGGAAAGGGGGATGTTTCTACTCAAACCTGTTTTTGCAACGTCTCAGGATACCTGCCGGGCAGACGAAGGGCTTTGGTTTTCAGGGTGCTCTTATTCCCAGGAACTCcgtgaaggggaaataaaaatctcaattttGGGGAAATTGCacagaggaaaaggggagggaaTGGGTTACAACATCCCATTGCGACACTCAGCAGGGCTGAAAGTGACAACAGCAAGGTTTCTCGTTTTGAAAATGTGAGGGCGTTTCCGTTTCTCACAGTGGGACAGGGTGGCCGCAGCCTGGTCTTGGTGAGGGACTATTTTCTTTATAAGCAGCTCCTCTGGGTCTGAAATGGCAGTCTCCCATTGCCTTGTGGTCACAGGATGGAAGTCTGCAGGTGTCACCACGGTTACCtaatctctctcctccttttcctgttCCATTCAGAGACAGCCTGCTATCCCCTGGGAAAGAGACCCTGCGAGATGCAAGCCTTCAGGTAAGGCCGACccagaggaggtggggctggacgggtagaaaatggagaaagaacagagaGCCATCTGTGGCTGCCAGGTTGCATGAGGTTTGGGCTGGAAAGGGATGCTCGTTATTCAAGTAAGAGTTTGCCACATCCGCGGTCTTCGGGACTTGTATTTCAAAATATCCCAGATGTGTGAAGCTTGGCTGGAGGCCTGGCGGACTCTCCCAGAGACCCTGGCAACTTGGTGACAGACACGTGCCCAGGAGCCACGCTGGGGTTTGGGACCGGCAGAACATGCTAGGCAAAGAGGCAGAGAGGGGCGCTGTGGGCAGGGCACAGCCCAGAGTTCCAGACTGACTGTTAACAGTGCCTGTCTGTGTTGATATATCAGAGGGTCCCACTCCCctgggacctcagtttccccatctgtgacaTGGGGTTAATGCTAACCCTGCCTGCATTACAGGGTCGATGTGAAGGTCAAATGCACGGATAACAGCATGACGATGTTTTGTGAGCAGTAAAGCGCCTGGCAACGATTACGCTTATTAAAAATTAGGTCAGGGACTTTGTGAGATGTCATCATTCCTGGCTGTAAAAATAGCAGGCTGTGATGCTGATAAAAACAGAACACTGTCCGAGTGCGGCCTCTGGGCCAGGATGTCCCAGGACGTGTCAGGGTGATCTCACCCTCCAGCTCTGAGTTTCTCTTGCCTGAGGCTACGGGACGCTGCGTGCCTGTGTGTGTTCCAGAGAAGTCCCTCCCCCAGGGGtctgcctctgtctcctcccacaGGCTGGGAGCTCTAGGAGATGCTCCAGGGATGTTTAATCCCTTCAGATGGGATTCAGCTCATCCAGGAGCTAAGCATAATCACAAAAGGTCAAATGCTCACTCGTGCCAGGAATTTTACAGTTTGCCTGACCCCCTCTCATTGGGCTCAGGGGCTCGTCACAGCCACCTGCTGAGGTGGGTGCTGCTAGCCCCCTCTCACAGGTGAGGAGATGAAGCACAGGTCCAAGGTCAGGCTGGTGGGCGGCAGGGAGTAGAGGGTCCGCGTCGCGGCTGGGGCTCTGTTTACTGCATCTCACCGCTGCAAGCCCTGCTCTCAGCCGGAGGGGTCcttcaccaagaagaaaaaactgGAAGCCAGAAACAGGCCATGGGGTGAGCTGGAGGGGAAGCTGACTTGTCCCTGGGGACAGCGGCCCCTGACAGACCCAGAACAGGCCACTGGCCAATAGAGGACAGGCTCTGGGGACAGACCTCCACGGTCTAAGGCTTGGAGGGAGTTAGCTGCAAGGGACTCTGACCCTCGAAACTTCTAACCCTGTGCCGTGTGGGCCGCTAGTcttggatgaatcttaaaatttacatttaaattcataaaaagagaagaaagtaaaaaatccAGACCCTTGGTCGCATTACGTTTCAAGAGCTCAATAGctgcatgtggctggtggctgccatattggatgGTGCAGACAGAACATTTCTGCACCCACGAAGTTCTGTTGATGGTGTTACCCTAGAGCCTGCTTTGCTGAAGTAGAAGGTGGCTGCCCTGAGAACTTGAGCATAAGGAGCAAGGTAAAGAAAGGggtaggagcttccctggtggcgcagtggttgggagtccgcctgctgatgcaggggacaagggttcgtgccccggtccgggaagatcccacatgccgcggagcggctgggcccgtgggccatggccgctgagcctgcctgtccggagcctgtgctccgcaacacgagaggcctgcatactgcaaaaaaaaaaaaaaaaaaagagagaggggtaGAATGCAGGCCCACAGCTCACCAGCTGTGGGGGTTGGGcctcttttggtttttttcatattcaaaatatatttcttatttaaaatatttttaagttgttacttattttattttttgttgactattttattttactttttaaatttttattggagtatagttggtttacaatgttgtgttagtttcaggtgtacagcagagtgaatcagttatacatatacatatatccactctttttttttttgcggtacgagggcctctcactgttgtggcctctcccgttgcggagcaaaggttctggacgcgcaggctcagcggccgtggctcacgggcccagccgctctgcggcacgtgggatcctcccggaccggggcacgaacccgtgtcccctgcatcggcaggcagaccctcaacaactgcaccaccagggaaaccctatatccactcttttaacCAGGGTTGAGCTCAGTCTCCACATCCATGATACGGATGTGCTGAATTCCACACCCCAGGCAGAAGGTTGGACGCAGATTCCGCAAAGTCTGGGGAACACAGGAAGGGGCTGGGCACATAGAAACTGTCCACTACAGCTAGGTTCTTCTGCTTTTCAGAATCTGGGATGTCAACCAGAAGACCTTCTACCTGAGAAATAACCAGCTAGTTGCTGGATACTTGCAAGGACCAAATACTAAATTGGAAGGTGAGTGGTTGCAAGGAAGGCCAATGTGATGTGGGCACTGGTCACATTGCCTGGGGTCTGCAGCCTTGTGGCCCAACCTTGGGAACTTTAGGTGTGATGTCCTAAACGCTGCTGGCTCTTTGTGGCCAAGTTTGAAGCTGGAGAGGCCTGGCCACTGAAGGACACGTACAAGCACAGCCTCAAGAAGGCAGAGATGGGTGGAGTCTTGGTTGGGAGCTACCACCTACAGGCACCGTGGTCCCAGGGGGGGAGGTATGGCCCAGGAGGCAAGCTCAGCCCTTTCCTTCCTCTGGTGCCTAGAAAGCCCCCGTGTTCCTGTGTGATCAGACTCTCACTCCCACCCAAAAGTCATACACCATCAACACGGCTGGGTTATGTCCCTTAATCACGGACACCACACTCAGTCATGTTCCAGATCCATGTCAAACTGGATGAACTTGAACAAGTTTCACCcactctgttcctcagttttccCTTTAGTGAAAGAAGAGCAGTTGGATGATGGGACGTGGGATTCTTTCAGCACCGGCCCTCTAGGCTGTTTTCACGTCCCCGTTGGCTGGCTTGGCGTCGTAGGATGGCGTTATCCCCATGCCCTTGTCCTCTGTCCCCGTCTCACTCTTAAAGGGTGTGAGACCCACCTTTCCTGTCCTTTTGGTAATTCTCCtaatgaggacacagagaggctgAGATGTTCACTCCCTCACGAGGGCATGGAGACTACCGAGGGGAAGAGGCAGGTTCAGAGTCACCCAGGCTCCTGTGGACCAAGCCCTGGCGCCCCACTCATGACCTCGTGTGCTGTTTTCCCTGCCCATGGGCAGCACACCTGTTGACCTAGAGCgcaggggtcctggggaagggagggaaggatagAAATCACCCGGAGCAGATTCTAGGTGCCTTGGACCTTGAGGGGTAGCTAGCTAGTGTGCTTGGTTTGATCTTCTGTTGGGATGCAGACCAGGAAGGGGGGCCCTTGCTGTCCTTCTGACCTTGGGGTTTTACTTAAGGGGCTGGAAGAATCCCCGGGGAGAGTCCAGCCTGCCGTGTCTTCGTCATCTGTGCCTCCTCTTCTTTACAACCCGAACTTCCCCTTTGTCCTTCCCCAGAGAAGATAGACGTGGTGCCCATCGAGCCCCATGCTATGTTCCTGGGAATCCACGGGGGGAAGCTGTGCCTGGCCTGTGTCAAGTCTGGTGATGAGATCAAGCTCGGGTTGGAGGTAAGGACCGTCTCAGATTAACGAACACCTCAAactcggtggcttaaaacaagcaCAATGGGTTCTTTCTCGTGATTCTGTGGGTTGACTAGgatcagctgggcagttctgtgCCACGTGCTATAGCTGGGGTCCGTGCTCCAGGCTCTCTCCCCACGGGGTCTCTCTGAGTTCAGCTGCCCTCTTGAACTTCCTTATGACACGAGTGCTGGCTTCCAAGAGGGATTACTCCAAAAAGACAAACCTCAATGTGCAAACGCTTATTAAACTTTTGCTTGTATCATACCACTAATGTCGCACTAACCAAAGCCAGTCAGGTGGCCAAGCCTAGCCTCGACGAGGGAGGGGACTACCAGGGTGTGGACACCAGGAGGCATGGCTCCTTTAGGGACCTCAATCTCGGTATGCTGCTGTCTTGCCCAAGGGTCCCCAGCCCACTTGGACTTGCCCTCTTTCGGTAAAGCCAACCTTTGGGACCATTCTCTTCCAACCCTTATCTACTCAAACCCATGAGCTGGCATCCCATCCAAGACCCTGTACTCCCGtgcaatatttcttatttttgcggtggggtggggggtgaagcatgccgtgtggcttgcaggatctcagttcccagacctgggattgaacccgagccatggcagtgaaagcctggaatcctaaccattagggcaccagggaaatcccctgtGCAAATCAATGGGCTACTCAGCCCTGGGAAAAGAGGGCTTTGTATCAGGGGATTGTTGGATAAAATCTCAACTCAGATTGTGAGTGGCCGTAACTATGGCACTGTCCCTTCTGTCCGCTAGTGGACAGACACTTTATTGGAGCGGGGCTGCCTGCTCTGTGTGGCGCTGGAGTGACCACGATAATGCAGTAACGTCTCGCATGGACTGCGATACCCGGCCCACCTTGTCCACTGCTCCCTCTCTTGGAGGTGCAGACACAACAGACCGCCAGCCTCCACAGGCCTTGGCCTCTGCTGATGGTACCATGTGTTCCCCAAACATATTGGCCGAGGGCTGGAGTGACCAGATTTCCCCGAATCAAGGTGTAACCGTGGGACAGCCTCCTTGTGTCACAAGACCCGGGACGCTGGGTGTCCTGCCATGGTCTTTGGGCCAGCATTTCTCCGTGGGCAGTCACGGGGCCAGGTCCTGGGGGCTGGGGTACAAGGACCTCTCTGCTCTTTCCTTGGCCCCCAGCCGGTAAACATCACTGACCTGAACAGC from the Globicephala melas chromosome 12, mGloMel1.2, whole genome shotgun sequence genome contains:
- the IL1RN gene encoding interleukin-1 receptor antagonist protein isoform X2, translated to MQAFRIWDVNQKTFYLRNNQLVAGYLQGPNTKLEEKIDVVPIEPHAMFLGIHGGKLCLACVKSGDEIKLGLEPVNITDLNSSKEEDKRFAFIRSDSGPTTSFESAACPGWFLCTALETDQPVGLTNTPQDAVQVTKFYFQQDQ
- the IL1RN gene encoding interleukin-1 receptor antagonist protein isoform X1, translated to MEVCRCHHGYLISLLLFLFHSETACYPLGKRPCEMQAFRIWDVNQKTFYLRNNQLVAGYLQGPNTKLEEKIDVVPIEPHAMFLGIHGGKLCLACVKSGDEIKLGLEPVNITDLNSSKEEDKRFAFIRSDSGPTTSFESAACPGWFLCTALETDQPVGLTNTPQDAVQVTKFYFQQDQ